From a single Streptomyces liliifuscus genomic region:
- a CDS encoding TetR/AcrR family transcriptional regulator: MAETATTRRSRITPEREAELYEAVLDLLREVGYDSLTMDAVATRTRSSKATLYRQWGGKAELVARAIRHHKPVDPSAIDTGSLRGDFQAMTHRQDDCQMEQDSALMRVLGTAAHTNPELLTALREWLIEPEMAEMRRVVQRAVDRGEVRADNPAIDYVLHMIIGAFVARTLIDEEPPTQAFVASYIDAVVIPALSA, encoded by the coding sequence ATGGCTGAGACAGCAACGACGCGTCGCAGCCGGATCACGCCCGAGCGCGAGGCCGAGCTGTACGAGGCCGTGCTCGACCTGCTCCGGGAGGTCGGTTACGACTCCCTGACCATGGACGCGGTCGCCACCCGCACCCGGTCCAGCAAGGCCACGCTCTACCGCCAGTGGGGCGGCAAGGCCGAACTGGTCGCGAGGGCGATCCGGCACCACAAGCCGGTCGACCCCTCCGCGATCGACACCGGGTCCCTGCGAGGGGACTTCCAGGCGATGACACATCGCCAGGACGACTGCCAGATGGAACAGGACTCCGCGCTGATGCGAGTCCTCGGCACGGCGGCACACACCAACCCCGAGCTGCTGACCGCTCTGCGCGAATGGCTGATCGAGCCTGAGATGGCGGAGATGCGGCGCGTGGTGCAGCGTGCCGTCGACCGCGGTGAGGTCCGTGCGGACAACCCCGCGATCGACTATGTGCTGCATATGATCATCGGCGCCTTCGTGGCGCGGACGCTGATCGACGAAGAGCCACCCACCCAGGCCTTCGTCGCCTCGTACATCGACGCTGTGGTGATCCCCGCCCTCAGCGCCTGA
- a CDS encoding S41 family peptidase, which produces MRFPHLNGDRLCFAAEDDLWVAPLDAPGRAWRLTVDRTKVSHPRFSPDGRHLAYTTWRNLVPEIHLAPVDGGPARRLTYWGNADTQVCGWSPDGDILAVASHGEPFSYFTWAYSVPVDGCPGGKLPWGPVSRIAVEDFAGERLTLLLTGTPPHEPAAWKRYRGGATGRLWLHGRRILADLDGHLDSPMFVGGRVAFLSDHEGIGNLYSCLHDGSDLRRHTDHDTFYARHASSDGTRVVYQCAGDLWIVDDLSPESLPRRLDVRLGGPRAGRRTYQVPAAQHVDGISVDETGRAGAVVVRGSLYWLTHRDGPARTIADTPGVRVRLPEMLGSGGQVAYVTDAEGEDAVEIAYLPRASGERRPRRLASGELGRVLELVSDPKGERLAIASNDGRLLLLDATEESGGGDVTELIRSINGPVRDLAFSPDGAWLTWSHPGIGRTLRQIKMARIEGPGARTIVDVTNGRFEDENPVFTRDGRFLAFLSWRGFDPVYDVHTGDLSFPLGCRPYLVPLSSATPSPFALTPEGRPAAGGLDPVEDEAGDGTVTVEIEGLESRVTPFPVTASKYSALYPVAGGGLVWLRWPISGALGETFANPDDTSGRPTLEYFNITKAKKSELVEHLDWFALSGDGSRLVVVDEGDLRAVPSTESGDGDTTVWIDLRRILHEVDPAAEWRQAYAEAGRLIRAYFWAPDMCGIDWDGILEQYRPLVERVASPDEFADLLREVLGELGTSHAYVTAARRNEGPPHYQRAQGLLGANFVRRDEGWLVRRILPGDSSDSKARSPLAGTGIREGAVLTHVDGRPVHPVSGPFPLLAGAGGTTVELTFTPAEGEGRSRRVAVVPLVDERPLRYQDWVAKRREVVRELSGGRCGYLHIPDMGGSGWAQFNRDLRMEVSRPALIVDVRGNAGGHISELVVEKLTRTILGWDLTRNAQPVSYASNAPRGPVVALADEMTSSDGDMITAAFKLLKLGPVVGQRTWGGVVGMTGRHRLGDGTVITVPMNAAWFDAYGWSIENQGVTPDLEILRTPLDWAEGRHAQLDDAVQLALDLLSLHPASTPPTNEPTPNRARPKLPPRASS; this is translated from the coding sequence CTGCGCTTCCCGCACCTCAACGGCGACCGCCTGTGCTTCGCGGCCGAGGACGACCTCTGGGTGGCCCCCCTCGATGCCCCCGGCCGGGCCTGGCGGCTGACCGTCGACCGCACGAAGGTGAGCCACCCGCGCTTCTCGCCCGACGGCCGCCACCTCGCGTACACGACCTGGCGCAACCTCGTGCCGGAGATCCATCTGGCGCCGGTGGACGGCGGTCCGGCCCGGCGGCTCACCTACTGGGGGAACGCCGACACCCAGGTCTGCGGCTGGTCCCCCGACGGCGACATCCTCGCCGTCGCCTCGCACGGCGAGCCCTTCTCCTACTTCACCTGGGCCTACAGCGTGCCGGTGGACGGCTGCCCCGGCGGCAAGCTCCCGTGGGGCCCGGTCTCCCGCATCGCGGTCGAGGACTTCGCGGGCGAGCGCCTGACCCTGCTGCTCACCGGCACGCCCCCGCACGAGCCCGCCGCCTGGAAGCGGTATCGCGGCGGTGCCACCGGCCGGCTCTGGCTGCACGGGCGGCGCATCCTCGCCGATCTCGACGGACACCTGGACTCGCCGATGTTCGTCGGCGGCCGCGTCGCCTTCCTCTCCGACCACGAGGGCATCGGCAACCTCTACTCCTGTCTGCACGACGGCTCCGACCTGCGCCGCCACACCGACCACGACACCTTCTACGCCCGGCACGCGTCCAGCGACGGCACCCGGGTCGTCTACCAGTGCGCGGGCGACCTGTGGATCGTCGACGACCTGTCCCCCGAATCGCTCCCCCGCCGCCTGGACGTACGCCTCGGCGGGCCGCGCGCCGGACGCCGTACGTACCAGGTGCCGGCCGCGCAGCACGTCGACGGGATCTCCGTGGACGAGACGGGCCGGGCCGGCGCGGTCGTCGTACGCGGCAGCCTGTACTGGCTCACGCACCGCGACGGCCCGGCGCGCACGATCGCGGACACCCCGGGCGTCCGGGTCCGGCTGCCCGAGATGCTCGGCTCGGGCGGGCAGGTCGCGTACGTGACGGACGCGGAGGGCGAGGACGCCGTCGAGATCGCCTATCTGCCGCGCGCCAGCGGCGAGCGTCGGCCGCGCCGGCTGGCTTCCGGCGAACTGGGCCGCGTCCTGGAACTCGTCTCGGACCCGAAGGGCGAGCGCCTGGCGATCGCGTCGAACGACGGGCGACTGCTGCTGCTCGACGCGACGGAGGAGTCCGGCGGAGGAGACGTCACCGAGCTCATCCGGTCCATCAACGGGCCGGTGCGCGATCTGGCCTTCTCCCCGGACGGGGCCTGGCTGACGTGGTCGCACCCGGGCATCGGCCGCACCCTGCGCCAGATCAAGATGGCCCGGATCGAGGGGCCCGGCGCGCGCACGATCGTCGACGTCACCAACGGCCGCTTCGAGGACGAGAACCCGGTCTTCACCCGGGACGGCCGCTTCCTGGCCTTCCTCTCCTGGCGCGGCTTCGACCCGGTGTACGACGTCCACACCGGCGACCTCTCCTTCCCGCTGGGCTGCCGCCCGTACCTCGTCCCGCTGTCCTCGGCGACGCCGTCCCCCTTCGCGCTGACCCCGGAGGGCCGCCCGGCGGCGGGCGGCCTGGACCCGGTGGAGGACGAAGCCGGCGACGGCACGGTGACCGTGGAGATCGAGGGCCTGGAGAGCCGGGTGACCCCCTTCCCGGTCACGGCGTCCAAGTACTCGGCGCTGTACCCGGTCGCGGGCGGCGGCCTGGTCTGGCTGCGCTGGCCGATCTCGGGGGCGCTCGGCGAGACGTTCGCGAACCCGGACGACACGAGCGGGCGTCCGACCCTGGAGTACTTCAACATCACCAAGGCGAAGAAGTCCGAACTCGTCGAGCACCTCGACTGGTTCGCGCTGAGCGGCGACGGCAGCAGACTGGTCGTGGTCGACGAGGGCGACCTGCGCGCGGTCCCCTCCACGGAGTCGGGCGACGGCGACACGACCGTCTGGATCGACCTCCGCCGCATCCTCCACGAGGTGGACCCGGCCGCGGAGTGGCGCCAGGCGTACGCCGAGGCGGGCCGTCTCATCCGCGCCTACTTCTGGGCCCCCGACATGTGCGGCATCGACTGGGACGGAATCCTGGAGCAGTACCGTCCGCTCGTCGAACGGGTCGCCTCCCCCGACGAGTTCGCCGACCTGCTCCGCGAGGTGCTCGGTGAACTGGGCACCTCGCACGCGTACGTCACCGCAGCCCGCCGCAACGAGGGCCCGCCCCACTATCAGCGGGCGCAGGGCCTCCTCGGCGCCAACTTCGTGCGGCGCGACGAGGGTTGGCTGGTCCGGCGCATCCTGCCCGGTGACTCGTCCGACTCCAAGGCCCGTTCCCCGCTGGCCGGTACGGGCATCCGCGAGGGCGCGGTCCTCACCCATGTGGACGGCCGCCCCGTGCACCCCGTCTCGGGCCCCTTCCCCCTCCTCGCGGGCGCGGGCGGCACGACGGTCGAGCTGACGTTCACCCCGGCGGAGGGTGAGGGCCGCTCGCGCCGGGTCGCGGTGGTCCCCCTGGTCGACGAACGTCCGCTCCGCTACCAGGACTGGGTCGCCAAACGCCGTGAGGTCGTACGGGAGTTGAGCGGCGGCCGCTGCGGCTATCTGCACATCCCGGACATGGGCGGCTCGGGCTGGGCCCAGTTCAACCGCGATCTGCGCATGGAGGTGTCGCGGCCCGCGCTCATCGTCGACGTACGCGGCAACGCGGGCGGCCACATCAGCGAGCTGGTCGTGGAGAAACTCACCCGCACGATCCTGGGCTGGGACCTGACCCGCAACGCCCAGCCGGTGTCGTACGCGTCCAACGCCCCGCGGGGCCCGGTGGTGGCCCTGGCCGACGAGATGACCTCGTCCGACGGCGACATGATCACGGCTGCCTTCAAACTCCTGAAGCTGGGACCGGTGGTGGGCCAGCGCACCTGGGGCGGCGTCGTCGGCATGACCGGCCGCCACCGCCTGGGCGACGGCACGGTCATCACGGTCCCCATGAACGCCGCCTGGTTCGACGCGTACGGCTGGTCCATCGAGAACCAGGGCGTCACCCCCGACCTCGAAATCCTCCGCACCCCCCTGGACTGGGCGGAAGGCCGCCACGCCCAACTGGACGACGCGGTCCAACTGGCCCTGGACCTCCTGTCCCTGCACCCCGCATCCACCCCACCCACCAACGAACCAACCCCCAACAGAGCCCGCCCGAAACTCCCACCGAGGGCTTCTTCATAG
- a CDS encoding SDR family oxidoreductase: MSRVSLEGQVAVVTGAARGVGELLARKLSARGATVALVGLEPDVLKQVAERLHGESGHWYADVTDHEAMTRVAAEVKERFGKVDIVVANAGVANGGPFVDSDPQAWRRVIEVNLIGSAMTARAFLPVLMESRGYLLQIASLAAITPAPMMTAYCASKSGVEAYAHSLRAEVGYKGVRVGVGYLSWTDTDMVRGADQDDVMRELRQRLPWPANKTYPLGPAVDRIVAGIERRSSHVYGQWWLRGMQGVRGYLPGIIGSVGQREMRRFAPRVGQVSKGLVGAGGEADEQARNTVGN; encoded by the coding sequence ATGAGCAGGGTCAGCCTGGAAGGGCAGGTCGCCGTGGTCACGGGGGCCGCGCGGGGCGTCGGGGAACTCCTCGCCCGCAAGCTCTCCGCCCGCGGTGCCACGGTCGCGCTCGTCGGTCTTGAGCCGGACGTACTGAAGCAGGTCGCCGAGCGGCTGCACGGCGAGAGCGGGCACTGGTACGCCGACGTCACCGACCACGAGGCGATGACACGGGTCGCCGCGGAGGTGAAGGAGCGCTTCGGGAAGGTCGACATCGTCGTCGCCAACGCCGGGGTCGCCAACGGAGGGCCGTTCGTCGACTCCGACCCCCAGGCGTGGCGGCGGGTCATCGAGGTCAACCTCATCGGGTCGGCGATGACCGCGCGGGCGTTCCTGCCCGTGCTGATGGAGAGCCGCGGGTATCTGCTGCAGATCGCCTCGCTCGCCGCGATCACACCCGCGCCGATGATGACCGCGTACTGCGCCTCCAAGTCGGGCGTCGAGGCGTACGCGCACAGCCTGCGGGCCGAGGTCGGGTACAAGGGCGTACGTGTGGGGGTCGGGTATCTGTCGTGGACCGACACCGACATGGTGCGCGGGGCCGATCAGGACGACGTCATGCGGGAGTTGAGGCAGCGGTTGCCCTGGCCCGCGAACAAGACGTATCCGCTCGGGCCGGCCGTCGACCGGATCGTGGCAGGCATCGAGCGGCGGTCCAGCCATGTGTACGGGCAGTGGTGGCTGCGGGGGATGCAGGGCGTACGCGGGTATCTGCCGGGGATCATCGGGTCGGTGGGGCAGCGGGAGATGCGGCGGTTCGCTCCGCGGGTCGGGCAGGTGTCCAAGGGGCTCGTCGGGGCCGGGGGAGAGGCCGATGAGCAGGCACGGAACACTGTGGGTAACTGA
- a CDS encoding alpha/beta fold hydrolase, with amino-acid sequence MSRLTHVRSGPYAPPVPVCELTAVSADGARLHVEVHGPEDAPAVVLSHGWSCSTAFWAAQIRDLAADHRVIAYDQRGHGRSPVNPVCSADALADDLEAVLAATLAPGEKAVLAGHSMGGMTLMAAAGRDRFREHASAVLLCSTGSSRLVAESLVVPMRAGRSRTWLTRKVLGSRAPLGPVTPLARRILKYATMGPGSAPGMVEACARIVHACPRKVRYAWSHVLDTLDLDHRVRELSVPAAVVVGTADRMTPVVHARALVAALPHCVGSTELPGLGHMTPVEAPELVITRIRELVSTYVRIQQKEGA; translated from the coding sequence GTGAGCAGGCTGACGCATGTGAGGTCCGGTCCGTACGCGCCGCCCGTTCCCGTGTGCGAGCTGACCGCCGTCTCCGCCGACGGGGCCCGGCTGCACGTCGAGGTGCACGGGCCCGAGGACGCGCCCGCGGTGGTCCTCTCGCACGGGTGGTCGTGCTCGACCGCCTTCTGGGCGGCACAGATCAGGGACCTCGCCGCCGACCATCGCGTGATCGCGTACGACCAGCGGGGGCACGGCCGCAGTCCGGTGAACCCCGTGTGCAGCGCGGACGCGCTCGCCGACGATCTGGAGGCCGTGCTCGCCGCCACGCTCGCGCCCGGGGAGAAGGCCGTTCTGGCCGGGCACTCGATGGGCGGGATGACGCTGATGGCCGCGGCCGGGCGGGACCGGTTCCGGGAGCACGCGAGTGCCGTGCTGCTGTGCAGTACGGGCAGTTCGCGGCTGGTCGCCGAATCGCTGGTGGTGCCGATGCGGGCCGGGCGGTCGCGGACCTGGCTGACCAGGAAGGTGCTCGGCTCGCGGGCTCCGCTCGGGCCCGTCACACCGCTCGCCCGGCGGATCCTCAAGTACGCGACGATGGGGCCCGGTTCGGCGCCCGGCATGGTCGAGGCGTGCGCGCGGATCGTGCACGCCTGCCCGCGCAAGGTGCGGTACGCCTGGTCGCACGTGCTCGACACCCTCGATCTCGACCATCGGGTAAGGGAGTTGAGCGTGCCGGCCGCGGTGGTCGTCGGCACGGCCGACCGGATGACGCCCGTCGTGCACGCGCGCGCACTCGTCGCCGCGCTGCCGCACTGTGTCGGTTCCACCGAACTGCCCGGGCTCGGGCACATGACCCCGGTCGAGGCGCCCGAGCTGGTCATCACCCGGATACGGGAACTCGTCTCCACGTACGTACGGATCCAGCAGAAGGAGGGCGCATGA
- a CDS encoding flavin-containing monooxygenase yields the protein MTEHEHVRVAVIGSGFGGLGAAVRLRREGVTDFVVLERADSVGGTWRDNSYPGCACDVPSHLYSFSFAPNPDWPRTFSGQEHIRAYLEHVTDVFRLRSHLRFNSEVKMMTWDAERLRWVVETSSGTLTADVVVSATGPLSDPKTPDVPGIDTFPGKVFHSARWDHDYDLRGKRVAMVGTGASAIQIVPSIQPDVAKLTLFQRTPPWVMPRVDRPITGAERWLHRQLPFTSQARRGLLWGLRELQVQAFTKRPNELGLVEQLAKRNMARAIKDPELRAKLTPSYRIGCKRILLSSTYYPALAQPNVDVVASGLGEVRGSTVVAADGTEAEVDAIVFGTGFHVTDMPIADRVVGAEGKTLAEAWGSGMKSLRGATAAGFPNWMTIIGPNTGLGNSSMILMIESQLNYMADYLRQLDVLGGRAALDARPGAVDAWNHRVQERMKRTVWNTGGCTSWYLDDNGVNTTIWPGTTTEFRGATRRVDLAEYDLLRPPPEPEAAPKRRTKKRVEAGA from the coding sequence ATGACCGAGCACGAGCATGTACGGGTGGCGGTGATCGGTTCCGGCTTCGGCGGGCTCGGAGCCGCTGTGCGGTTGCGCCGCGAGGGCGTCACGGACTTCGTCGTCCTGGAGCGGGCCGACAGCGTGGGCGGGACCTGGCGGGACAACAGCTATCCGGGCTGCGCCTGTGACGTGCCGTCCCACCTCTACTCCTTCTCGTTCGCGCCCAACCCCGACTGGCCGCGCACCTTCTCCGGGCAGGAGCACATCCGCGCCTATCTGGAGCACGTCACCGACGTCTTCCGGCTCCGGTCGCACCTTCGCTTCAACTCGGAGGTGAAGATGATGACCTGGGACGCGGAGCGGCTGCGCTGGGTCGTCGAGACCAGCAGCGGGACCCTCACCGCCGACGTCGTCGTGTCCGCGACCGGGCCGCTCTCCGACCCCAAGACCCCGGATGTTCCCGGCATCGACACCTTTCCCGGCAAGGTCTTCCACTCGGCCCGCTGGGACCACGACTACGACCTGCGCGGCAAGCGGGTCGCGATGGTCGGTACGGGGGCCTCGGCCATCCAGATCGTGCCGAGCATCCAGCCGGACGTCGCGAAGCTCACCCTCTTCCAGCGCACCCCGCCCTGGGTGATGCCCCGCGTCGACCGGCCCATCACCGGCGCCGAGCGCTGGCTGCACCGTCAGCTGCCCTTCACCTCGCAGGCCCGGCGCGGACTCCTGTGGGGCCTGCGGGAGTTGCAGGTCCAGGCGTTCACCAAACGGCCCAACGAGCTCGGACTGGTGGAGCAGTTGGCCAAGCGGAACATGGCCCGGGCCATCAAGGACCCCGAGCTCAGGGCCAAGTTGACCCCCTCGTACCGCATCGGCTGCAAGCGCATCCTGCTGTCCAGCACGTACTACCCGGCCCTCGCGCAGCCCAATGTGGACGTGGTCGCGAGCGGGCTCGGCGAGGTCCGCGGGTCGACCGTCGTGGCCGCCGACGGCACCGAGGCCGAGGTCGACGCGATCGTCTTCGGCACGGGCTTCCACGTCACCGACATGCCGATCGCCGATCGGGTCGTCGGGGCGGAGGGCAAAACGCTTGCCGAGGCATGGGGCTCCGGCATGAAGTCCCTGCGGGGTGCGACGGCGGCCGGGTTCCCCAACTGGATGACGATCATCGGGCCGAACACCGGCCTCGGGAACTCCAGCATGATCCTGATGATCGAGTCCCAGCTCAACTACATGGCGGACTACCTGCGGCAGTTGGATGTGCTCGGCGGGCGGGCCGCCCTCGACGCACGGCCCGGCGCGGTCGACGCCTGGAACCACCGCGTCCAGGAGCGCATGAAGCGTACGGTCTGGAACACCGGCGGCTGCACCAGCTGGTACCTCGACGACAACGGCGTCAACACGACCATCTGGCCCGGTACGACCACGGAGTTCCGCGGTGCGACCCGGCGCGTGGATCTGGCGGAGTACGACCTGCTGCGGCCGCCGCCCGAGCCGGAGGCGGCACCGAAGCGTCGTACGAAGAAGAGGGTGGAGGCGGGCGCGTGA
- a CDS encoding MerR family transcriptional regulator, with protein MEELAREAGITVRTLRFYRERKLIPPPRREGRIAWYDEDHLARLRTIAALLDRGHTLNGIAELAEAFDHGRDVGELLGLGAPTEETPVRLSPEELADVFAGQATPENLAAALDLGYLATDGTDLVHISRRLLDTSAALVREGIPLADVLAAAHRVREHADALAELFTTLVLTTGTADRTPEDLQRLRPLAKSVVEAELSMALDRRLRGQRS; from the coding sequence ATGGAGGAGCTGGCCAGGGAGGCCGGCATCACCGTGCGCACGCTGCGCTTCTACCGCGAGCGCAAGCTGATCCCGCCACCGCGCCGCGAGGGCCGGATCGCCTGGTACGACGAGGACCACCTGGCCCGCCTGCGCACGATCGCCGCCCTCCTGGACCGCGGCCACACCCTCAACGGCATCGCCGAACTCGCCGAGGCCTTCGACCACGGCCGGGACGTCGGTGAACTCCTGGGCCTCGGCGCCCCCACCGAGGAGACCCCGGTCCGCCTCTCGCCGGAGGAACTGGCGGACGTGTTCGCGGGCCAGGCCACCCCGGAGAACCTCGCCGCGGCCCTCGACCTCGGCTACCTCGCCACCGACGGCACGGACCTGGTCCACATCAGCCGCCGCCTGCTGGACACATCGGCGGCACTCGTCCGCGAGGGCATCCCCCTCGCGGACGTCCTCGCCGCGGCCCACCGGGTCCGCGAACACGCCGACGCCCTCGCCGAGTTGTTCACCACCCTCGTCCTCACCACCGGAACGGCCGACCGCACCCCGGAGGACCTGCAACGCCTGCGCCCGCTGGCGAAGAGCGTGGTGGAGGCGGAGCTGTCGATGGCGCTGGACCGGCGCCTACGGGGTCAGAGGTCGTAG
- a CDS encoding exodeoxyribonuclease III, whose translation MLTVTSVNVNGLRAAAKKGFVEWLAETSADVLCLQEVRAEAQQLPEGVRQPEGWHVVHAPAAAKGRAGVSLYTRREPDRVQVGFGSAEFDGSGRYVEADLPGVTVASLYLPSGEVGTERQDEKIRFMDEFLVHLKNLRRRAAADGREVVVCGDWNIAHQQADLKNWRGNQKNSGFLPEERAWLGRVLDGTDGGYVDVVRALHPDAEGPYSWWSYRGRAFDNDTGWRIDYQVATPGLATKAVKGFVERAATHDERWSDHAPVTVVYDL comes from the coding sequence GTGCTGACTGTGACCTCTGTGAATGTGAACGGGCTCCGGGCCGCCGCCAAGAAGGGCTTCGTGGAGTGGCTGGCGGAGACGTCCGCCGATGTGCTGTGCCTCCAGGAGGTGCGGGCCGAGGCCCAGCAGCTCCCGGAGGGTGTGCGGCAGCCCGAGGGGTGGCATGTCGTGCACGCGCCCGCCGCCGCGAAGGGCCGGGCCGGCGTCTCCCTCTACACGCGCCGCGAGCCCGACCGCGTCCAGGTCGGCTTCGGGTCCGCCGAGTTCGACGGCAGTGGCCGGTACGTCGAGGCCGACCTGCCCGGCGTCACCGTCGCCAGCCTGTACCTGCCCTCCGGCGAGGTCGGCACCGAGCGGCAGGACGAGAAGATCCGGTTCATGGACGAGTTCCTGGTCCACCTGAAGAACCTGCGCCGGCGCGCCGCCGCCGACGGACGCGAGGTCGTCGTCTGCGGCGACTGGAACATCGCCCACCAGCAGGCCGACCTCAAGAACTGGCGCGGCAACCAGAAGAACTCCGGCTTCCTGCCCGAGGAGCGCGCCTGGCTCGGCCGCGTCCTCGACGGGACGGACGGCGGGTACGTGGACGTCGTCCGCGCCCTCCACCCGGACGCGGAGGGGCCGTACTCGTGGTGGTCCTACCGGGGCCGGGCCTTCGACAACGACACCGGCTGGAGGATCGACTACCAGGTCGCCACGCCGGGCCTCGCGACCAAGGCCGTCAAGGGGTTCGTGGAGCGGGCGGCCACGCACGACGAGCGGTGGTCCGACCACGCGCCGGTGACCGTGGTCTACGACCTCTGA
- a CDS encoding GNAT family N-acetyltransferase yields the protein MNIRRVSFDHPDAVKLNDQVQAEYAVRYGDEGDVTPLDPSMFEPPVGLYLMAYDAQERPVATGAWRTQDENDEGYSDGDAELKRMYVIDEARGNGLARRILAALEDDARAAGRVRMVLETGNKQPEAIALYASSGYEPCVKFGHYRFHEDSRCFAKLL from the coding sequence ATGAATATACGCCGGGTCTCCTTCGACCACCCTGACGCCGTCAAGCTCAACGACCAGGTGCAGGCCGAGTACGCCGTGCGCTACGGGGACGAGGGTGACGTCACCCCGCTCGACCCGTCGATGTTCGAGCCGCCGGTCGGCCTGTACCTGATGGCGTACGACGCCCAGGAGCGCCCGGTGGCCACGGGCGCCTGGCGCACCCAGGACGAGAACGACGAGGGCTACTCGGACGGCGACGCCGAGCTGAAGCGCATGTACGTGATCGACGAGGCCCGGGGCAACGGGCTCGCCCGCCGCATCCTGGCGGCCCTGGAGGACGACGCCCGCGCGGCCGGCCGCGTCCGCATGGTCCTGGAGACCGGCAACAAGCAGCCCGAGGCCATCGCCCTCTACGCCTCCAGCGGCTACGAGCCGTGCGTCAAGTTCGGCCACTACCGCTTCCACGAGGACAGCCGCTGCTTCGCGAAGCTTCTGTGA
- the sepX gene encoding divisome protein SepX/GlpR — translation MSSSGLIYAVIVGAWAAYLVPMWLRRQDELNEARPTERFSTAIRLLSGRAGMERRYAKDLRARSAEEGEHHADPDGVTDSVDVRAFAMPPTRREARADVDDARDARDVRDGRDVRDEARSEGQAQVQPASKQAPKQASKHASAQAARQASRQVSAAVPKPGSPAGAAHPAAKSGRAADGRPVPRQGGKPSSNGASASSGSAGSASSPARRAAAAEAAARARRSKVLARRRRTTMMLFMAFTLGAVVAAVGGLAFLWAPGVPAVMLSVYIAYLRSQERRRFTYVMDRRRAEVAAQRLRERQPRRRPPADPGAADEPEDGPEADTDPGLSALAADRRALVEQTDHAEWVDQQRERRSGPSGGDSWDPVPVPLPTYVTAPVAPRATSDVDLGGPDAWSSARSSTVEPNADSSTAEAGEEFGESGADDADDASGSAADARRAASARRARERGRTPLFDQYEDGDRPRAANE, via the coding sequence GTGAGCAGCAGCGGCCTCATCTACGCAGTCATTGTCGGGGCCTGGGCCGCCTACTTGGTGCCTATGTGGCTCCGTAGGCAGGACGAGCTGAATGAGGCCCGTCCGACGGAACGCTTCAGCACCGCCATCCGGCTTCTGTCCGGCCGGGCGGGCATGGAGCGCCGGTACGCCAAGGACCTGCGGGCGCGCTCCGCCGAAGAGGGGGAGCACCACGCCGACCCGGACGGCGTCACCGACTCGGTGGACGTCCGGGCCTTCGCCATGCCTCCGACGCGTCGCGAGGCACGGGCCGACGTCGACGACGCACGGGATGCACGAGACGTGCGTGACGGTCGGGACGTGCGGGACGAAGCGCGGTCCGAGGGGCAGGCGCAGGTGCAGCCCGCATCGAAGCAGGCGCCCAAGCAGGCCTCGAAACACGCATCGGCACAGGCGGCGCGGCAGGCGTCGAGACAGGTGTCCGCGGCGGTGCCGAAGCCCGGCTCCCCGGCCGGCGCCGCCCATCCCGCGGCGAAATCCGGCCGTGCGGCGGACGGGCGACCGGTGCCCCGGCAGGGCGGCAAGCCGTCGTCGAACGGAGCGTCCGCGTCGTCCGGCTCCGCCGGCTCCGCGTCGTCCCCCGCGAGGCGGGCCGCGGCCGCGGAGGCCGCGGCGCGCGCCCGGCGCTCGAAGGTGCTCGCGCGCCGGCGGCGTACGACGATGATGCTCTTCATGGCCTTCACGCTCGGCGCGGTCGTCGCGGCGGTCGGCGGGCTCGCGTTCCTGTGGGCGCCCGGCGTGCCCGCGGTGATGCTGAGCGTCTACATCGCCTATCTGCGCTCCCAGGAGCGTCGGCGCTTCACCTACGTGATGGACCGCAGGCGGGCCGAGGTCGCGGCGCAGCGGCTGCGGGAGCGGCAGCCCAGGCGGCGGCCGCCCGCCGACCCGGGTGCCGCGGACGAGCCGGAGGACGGACCCGAGGCCGACACCGATCCCGGTCTGTCCGCGCTCGCCGCCGACCGTCGTGCCCTCGTCGAGCAGACCGACCACGCCGAGTGGGTCGACCAGCAGCGTGAGCGCCGCAGCGGCCCCTCCGGCGGCGACAGCTGGGACCCCGTCCCGGTCCCGCTGCCGACGTACGTGACCGCGCCGGTCGCCCCGCGCGCCACGTCCGACGTCGACCTGGGCGGACCCGACGCCTGGAGCTCGGCCAGGTCCAGCACGGTCGAACCGAACGCCGACAGTTCGACGGCCGAGGCGGGGGAGGAGTTCGGCGAGTCTGGCGCCGATGACGCGGACGACGCGTCGGGCAGCGCCGCGGACGCCCGGCGCGCGGCCTCGGCCCGGCGCGCCCGTGAACGTGGCCGCACGCCCCTCTTCGACCAGTACGAGGACGGCGACAGGCCGCGCGCGGCCAACGAGTGA